Proteins from a genomic interval of Papaver somniferum cultivar HN1 chromosome 4, ASM357369v1, whole genome shotgun sequence:
- the LOC113274978 gene encoding subtilisin-like protease SBT1.3 — MTGNLVKWLMLLCLTCYLTTTTTISVSTPNSSMKKTYIVHMDKAELPETFTDHHQWYSTMVNSVADKLKTQDEATEEEDGEERIIYTYQTALHGFAATLSEVEAKKLEGKNGVVAVLPETVYQLHTTRSPEFLGLHPEDSTSVWSESLSDHDVVVGVLDTGIWPESQSFNDTGLTPVPSHWKGICETGRGFTKLNCNRKIVGARVFYRGYEAATGKINEQDEYKSPRDQDGHGTHTAATVAGFPVRGANLLGYASGTARGMAPGARVAAYKVCWAGGCFSSDILSAVDQAVADGVNVLSISLGGGISSYYRDSLSIAAFGAMESGVFVSCSAGNGGPDPVSLTNVSPWITTVGASTMDRDFPATVKLGNRQILSGVSLYRGRMNLSLRKQYPLVYMGSNSSSPDPSSLCLEGTLNPKAVAGKIVICDRGISPRVQKGQVVKDAGGIGMILANTASSGEELVADCHLLPALSVGEIAGKAIKSYALRNSKPTATLAFLGTKLGVRPSPIVASFSSRGPNFLTLEILKPDVIAPGVNILAAWTGKAGPSGLPTDHRRVNFNILSGTSMSCPHVSGVAALLKARHPEWSPAAIKSALMTTAYVHDNTHNPLRDNSDAAPSTPFDHGAGHINPSRALDPGLVYDLGPQDYFEFLCTQMLTPPQLKAFSKSSNHSCRHALANPGDLNYPALSVVFPEHPSLSVLTLHRTVTNVGPPTSKYVSRVSPLKGVTVTVQPRTLQFTSKIQKLSYKITFTTKSRQPLPEFGGLVWSDGVHKVRSPIVVTWLVPI; from the coding sequence ATGACTGGGAATCTAGTGAAATGGTTGATGTTACTATGTCTAACATGTTATCTAACTACTACTACAACCATTTCTGTGTCTACACCAAATTCATCTATGAAGAAAACATATATTGTTCATATGGACAAGGCTGAACTACCAGAAACTTTCACTGATCATCACCAATGGTACTCAACTATGGTTAATTCGGTAGCTGATAAACTCAAAACACAAGATGAagcaactgaagaagaagatggtgaagaGAGGATAATCTATACTTACCAAACTGCTCTCCATGGTTTTGCAGCAACACTCAGTGAAGTAGAAGCAAAGAAACTTGAGGGTAAAAATGGTGTAGTTGCTGTGCTTCCAGAAACTGTTTATCAACTTCATACAACAAGAAGTCCTGAGTTTTTAGGGCTTCATCCTGAAGATAGCACAAGTGTATGGTCTGAGAGTCTTTCTGATCATGATGTTGTTGTTGGAGTACTTGATACCGGTATATGGCCGGAGAGTCAAAGCTTCAATGACACTGGATTGACTCCTGTTCCTTCTCACTGGAAGGGAATATGTGAAACAGGTAGAGGATTCACTAAACTGAATTGCAACAGAAAAATTGTCGGTGCTCGGGTATTTTACCGTGGATATGAAGCTGCTACTGGAAAAATCAATGAGCAAGATGAATATAAATCACCAAGGGATCAAGATGGACATGGCACTCATACAGCAGCTACAGTTGCTGGATTTCCTGTAAGAGGTGCAAATCTTCTGGGTTATGCTTCTGGAACTGCTCGCGGAATGGCTCCGGGAGCTAGAGTTGCAGCTTATAAGGTTTGCTGGGCTGGTGGATGTTTCAGTTCCGATATTTTATCTGCAGTTGATCAAGCTGTAGCTGACGGAGTTAATGTGTTGTCTATCTCACTTGGTGGTGGAATTTCTTCTTATTATCGTGATAGTTTATCAATTGCTGCTTTTGGAGCTATGGAGAGTGGCGTATTTGTTTCTTGTTCAGCTGGAAATGGAGGACCAGATCCAGTGAGCCTTACAAATGTATCTCCATGGATTACCACAGTTGGAGCTAGTACCATGGACAGGGATTTTCCAGCTACGGTTAAGTTAGGAAACCGTCAGATTCTTTCTGGAGTGTCCCTATACAGAGGAAGAATGAATCTATCACTAAGAAAACAGTACCCATTAGTTTACATGGGCAGTAACTCAAGCAGCCCTGACCCTAGCTCTTTATGTCTTGAGGGAACTCTAAATCCAAAAGCTGTCGCTGGGAAGATCGTAATCTGTGACCGTGGAATCAGCCCAAGAGTGCAAAAAGGGCAGGTGGTGAAAGATGCAGGTGGAATTGGGATGATATTAGCTAACACTGCATCAAGTGGAGAGGAGCTTGTTGCTGACTGTCACCTTCTTCCAGCACTCTCAGTTGGAGAAATTGCCGGGAAAGCAATAAAGAGCTATGCTCTCAGAAATTCAAAACCAACAGCTACTCTAGCCTTCCTGGGAACCAAGTTAGGTGTCCGACCTTCTCCTATTGTGGCATCATTTTCATCCAGGGGACCCAACTTTCTTACATTGGAAATTCTGAAACCGGACGTGATTGCACCTGGCGTTAACATTCTTGCAGCATGGACAGGGAAAGCTGGTCCTTCTGGTTTGCCGACTGATCACAGGAGAGTGAACTTCAACATCTTGTCTGGGACTTCCATGTCCTGCCCACATGTAAGTGGAGTTGCAGCTTTGCTCAAAGCTAGACACCCTGAATGGAGTCCAGCAGCAATCAAATCAGCCCTCATGACCACAGCTTATGTTCATGATAACACCCATAACCCTTTGAGAGATAACTCAGACGCAGCACCTTCAACACCCTTTGATCATGGAGCAGGTCACATTAATCCTTCAAGAGCTCTCGATCCTGGCCTTGTTTACGACTTAGGTCCACAAGATTATTTCGAATTCCTTTGCACACAAATGCTTACCCCACCACAGCTGAAAGCTTTCTCCAAATCTTCAAATCACTCCTGCCGACATGCTCTTGCTAACCCTGGGGATCTAAATTACCCAGCATTATCTGTTGTATTCCCAGAACATCCATCTCTCTCTGTATTGACTCTGCACAGGACTGTCACCAATGTTGGTCCTCCCACTTCGAAGTATGTTTCAAGGGTTTCGCCACTCAAAGGTGTTACTGTCACAGTTCAGCCGAGAACCCTGCAATTCACAAGCAAAATACAGAAACTATCCTACAAGATCACCTTTACCACAAAATCTCGACAGCCGCTGCCAGAATTTGGAGGTTTGGTATGGAGTGATGGAGTACATAAAGTTAGAAGTCCAATTGTAGTCACATGGTTAGTACCAATATAA
- the LOC113273628 gene encoding uncharacterized protein LOC113273628, with the protein MVIPPPVRPERITKFLKPYVLKMHFTNKYVNAQVIHSPTATVAASASSQEVVLREVMENKRDVAAAAKIGKILGERLLIKDIPAVSVFLKREQKYHGKVKAVIDSLRDSGVKLL; encoded by the coding sequence ATGGTTATCCCACCTCCTGTCAGACCAGAAAGAATTACAAAGTTTCTGAAGCCATATGTGTTAAAGATGCACTTCACAAACAAGTATGTGAACGCTCAAGTTATCCACTCACCCACTGCCACGGTAGCTGCCTCTGCGAGCTCTCAGGAGGTGGTATTAAGAGAGGTCATGGAAAACAAACGGGATGTTGCCGCAGCAGCAAAGATTGGAAAGATATTGGGGGAGCGGTTGCTGATCAAGGATATCCCTGCTGTTTCAGTGTTCCTCAAGAGAGAACAAAAATATCATGGTAAGGTCAAAGCCGTAATTGATTCTTTGAGGGACTCTGGTGTAAAGCTACTTTGA